One Paralichthys olivaceus isolate ysfri-2021 chromosome 21, ASM2471397v2, whole genome shotgun sequence genomic window carries:
- the noxo1b gene encoding NADPH oxidase organizer 1b: MTGDQRFVFSARIIGAVHRDTPKLKMFMISVLWSDEAEVIIYRSFQDFKTFHRQLKKRFPHMNPFRKNDRVIPKFRAKARRSSLQQKGSRRSIQRMTFLESYCDKLLKCDQTVTQSSEVIQFFMPKDHDLQPEFTKSSVMILLSDDLPDGSGSGGGDATRQHADSITHPLVTQTYRCVAAYETKDTKNKPFKVAVDEKLDVLIRDPAGWWLVENEEKRLAWFPAPYLDLWEAEDDDDVDNARFQLGGSLYCAVKNYSTKKDDEVSVPIGSVVEVLRKSDNGWWLIRFNGKAGYIPSMYLKPYNNPRRGLFNLQRKLHSSTLSLATSSEPQASYSPSTDPEWVSARQYRGETPAHGRFHKAQSLDVLSETLSQSQTERDALTSDGRMRNMSNASTDSSLSDFSSSSGSSLSDSSTSHIAASQQPNREDSGHSSPELSLSDGRSFSISSEGSGSIGSNDSEGGPRVPPRPKTEEILTRCTTMTRKAALASQNQLRIQPQANQSCCR; this comes from the exons ATGACTGGGGATCAGCGCTTTGTATTCAGTGCCCGCATCATCGGAGCCGTCCACAGGGACACACCAAAACTCAAG ATGTTCATGATATCTGTGCTGTGGTCTGATGAGGCTGAGGTGATAATCTACAGATCTTTCCAGGATTTCAAGACATTTCAT AGGCAGCTGAAAAAGAGATTCCCTCACATGAACCCTTTTCGGAAAAACGACAGAGTGATCCCCAAATTTCGAG CAAAGGCCAGGAGGAGCAGCCTGCAGCAGAAAGGTTCCAGGCGATCTATCCAGCGCATGACGTTTTTGGAGAGTTACTGTGACAAACTGCTCAAGTGTGACCAAACTGTGACTCAGAGCTCAGAGGTCATCCAGTTCTTCATGCCCAAAGACCATGACCTGCAGCCTGAATTCACCAAGAGCAG tgTCATGATCCTGCTGTCTGATGATCTGCCTGACGGATCCGGTAGTGGAGGAGGTGATGCCACTCGCCAGCATGCAGACAGTATCACCCACCCGCTAGTCACCCAAACGTACCGCTGTGTGGCCGCCTACGAGACAAAGGACACCAAGAATAAACCATTCAAGGTCGCTGTGGATGAGAAGCTGGATGTACTGATCAGAGACCCTGCAG GCTGGTGGCTGGTGGAAAATGAGGAGAAGCGCCTGGCTTGGTTTCCTGCTCCCTATCTGGACCTTTGGGAAgcggaggatgatgatgatgttgacaATGCCAGATTCCAGCTGGGAG GTTCCCTGTATTGTGCGGTGAAGAATTACTCCACTAAGAAGGATGATGAGGTGTCTGTGCCCATTGGCTCTGTGGTGGAGGTGCTGAGGAAGTCTGACAATGGCTGGTGGCTCATCAG ATTCAATGGCAAGGCAGGTTACATCCCCTCCATGTACCTGAAGCCATACAACAACCCACGTAGAGGCCTTTTCAACCTGCAGAGAAAGCTGCACAGCTCCACTCTAAGCCTGGCAACCAGCAGTGAGCCTCAGGCCTCTTATTCACCCAGCACCGACCCAGAATGGGTTTCTGCACGTCAGTACAGAGGTGAGACCCCTGCACATGGGCGGTTCCACAAGGCCCAATCTCTGGATGTCCTCTCTGAGACCTtgtcacagtcacagacagagagggacgcCTTGACCTCAGACGGGCGCATGCGCAACATGAGCAACGCCAGCACCGACTCCAGCCTCTCCGACTTCTCCTCGAGCAGCGGATCCAGCCTCTCGGACAGCTCCACTAGCCACATTGCAGCCTCACAGCAGCCTAACAGAGAGGACAGTGGGCACAGTAGCCCTGAGCTCAGCCTGTCAGATGGCCGCAGCTTCAGCATTAGCTCTGAGGGCTCTGGATCGATTGGTTCCAACGACAGCGAGGGAGGTCCGAGGGTCCCGCCCAGACCCAAGACTGAAGAGATCCTAACCCGCTGCACCACCATGACCCGCAAAGCAGCCCTGGCCTCCCAGAACCAGCTCAGAATTCAGCCACAGGCCAATCAAAGCTGCTGTCGCTGA